A genome region from Gigantopelta aegis isolate Gae_Host chromosome 3, Gae_host_genome, whole genome shotgun sequence includes the following:
- the LOC121368899 gene encoding uncharacterized protein LOC121368899, which yields MRIAADDLTAWSEKWCVAINKDKSSTTLFTLSPKKKAGTIKIGNTPLKHADEVTYLGVTFDKKQTWKPHIQKAETKARCKLAIMRKLAGTSWGANETILKRVYQGTVRPHLEYGSSAWSTTAKTNQQALDKVQNQALRIITGSMKSTPIKDMEKTAAIQPLGERRDAKIMIQAEKFRYLPNHPMKQRMDGLTKNRLKRSSFIHQSRRLTREHQANPLPKTLPFCPTDLPQPWNDEQANLQISMSVPQLASADSQNDLVKRSLAMAMISDRYPEESWIHAYTDGSSTNAVAGIFIKLPSRNTLTAKVPTGTHSSNYNAETHALIQAATMIKDAKEDCQQVVFLTDALSVLQALQGEKLPHLNEAMQEVAKERRVALQWIPAHCGIPGNEEADRLAKLGANHVQPSNNISFSEKKTLIKAANRPRTEQDDYHLLSRLEQVTLLRLRTGHNRLNAHMFRKFKLAATPTCSCGLEDQTAEHILQACPIHQDLRQAEWPIETAIHTKLYGKRGELEKTAHFILQTGLLV from the coding sequence ATGCGGATAGCAGCAGACGACCTGACAGCCTGGTCAGAAAAATGGTGTGTGGCTATCAATAAAGACAAGTCTTCTACCACACTCTTCACTCTATCACCAAAGAAAAAAGCAGGAACAATCAAAATTGGGAACACTCCACTGAAACATGCAGATGAAGTAACATACCTTGGGGTCACCTTCGACAAGAAACAAACTTGGAAACCACATATTCAAAAGGCAGAGACAAAAGCCAGATGCAAATTAGCCATCATGCGGAAACTAGCAGGAACTAGCTGGGGAGCAAATGAGACAATCCTCAAGAGAGTATATCAAGGAACTGTACGGCCGCATCTTGAATACGGTTCATCAGCCTGGTCAACCACTGCAAAGACCAACCAGCAAGCTTTAGACAAGGTTCAAAACCAAGCTCTGCGAATCATAACGGGATCCATGAAGTCTACACCCATTAAAGACATGGAAAAAACTGCAGCAATACAACCCCTCGGTGAGAGGAGAGATGCCAAGATCATGATCCAGGCAGAGAAATTCAGGTACCTGCCCAATCATCCAATGAAACAAAGAATGGATGGTCTGACAAAGAATCGTCTCAAACGTAGCAGTTTCATCCACCAAAGCAGAAGACTTACTAGAGAACACCAAGCTAACCCGTTACCAAAGACACTTCCATTTTGCCCAACAGATCTTCCACAACCATGGAATGATGAACAAGCCAATCTACAGATCAGCATGTCTGTCCCACAGTTAGCTTCAGCAGACTCCCAAAACGACCTGGTCAAACGGTCACTGGCAATGGCTATGATCAGTGACCGGTACCCAGAAGAATCTTGGATCCATGCATACACTGATGGTTCGTCAACAAATGCTGTGGCAGGCATATTTATCAAGCTCCCTTCAAGAAATACCCTAACTGCAAAAGTACCAACCGGCACCCACAGTTCCAACTACAATGCAGAAACCCATGCACTTATTCAGGCTGCTACAATGATCAAGGATGCAAAAGAAGACTGTCAACAAGTTGTCTTCCTCACAGATGCTCTCTCAGTCCTACAAGCCTTGCAAGGGGAAAAACTTCCTCACCTGAATGAAGCCATGCAAGAGGTAGCAAAGGAAAGACGAGTAGCTCTACAGTGGATCCCAGCACATTGTGGGATTCCAGGAAATGAGGAAGCAGACAGGCTAGCCAAGCTAGGAGCTAATCATGTACAGCCCAGCAACAACATTAGCTTCTCAGAGAAGAAAACCTTGATAAAGGCAGCCAACAGACCCAGGACAGAACAAGATGATTACCACCTTCTCAGTCGCTTGGAACAAGTAACTCTGTTGAGACTCCGGACAGGCCACAACCGACTGAATGCTCACATGTTCAGAAAGTTTAAACTTGCAGCAACACCAACCTGCAGTTGTGGCCTGGAAGACCAAACAGCAGAACACATCTTACAGGCGTGTCCAATTCATCAAGACCTGAGACAAGCTGAGTGGCCAATCGAAACTGCCATACACACCAAACTCTATGGAAAGAGAGGCGAACTGGAAAAAACAGCTCATTTTATCTTACAGACTGGACTATTGGTCTAA